A region of Reichenbachiella carrageenanivorans DNA encodes the following proteins:
- a CDS encoding sodium:proton antiporter, translating to MYKYLVLFVLLSFGLKGYAGIESTNKESTAVTSVASTADTTEIASDDAHHHAPGWSVIPFALLLIMIATGPLFYEHFWHKNYPIVACVLASLVVLYYLFGLHNVHAPIHALAEYVQFIALLSGLFIASGGIMIEVDKEAKPMTNVIILLIGALIANIIGTTGASMLLIRPFIRLNKDRIKPYHIIFFIFMVSNIGGSLTPIGDPPLFLGFLKGVPFFWTLEHNIIPWLFACLALAVIFYFKDKRNKSNYSFDSDEAPPANKVTFVGTKNFGWLAVIVGAVFLDPNVLDWVPAIHYDGQKFSFLREIIMLTCGFLSYKLADQKAIQGNEFNFEPIREVAFIFIGIFGTMMPALELVGNFAQSDAGAAMITHNTLYWGTGLLSGFLDNAPTYINFLTAALASQGGSISTISDVVGFSNGEFVNSILSLKAISIAAVFFGSMTYIGNGPNFMVKSIAEQVGIKMPSFFGYIIRFSIPILLPLFVLVWLIFFYWGIL from the coding sequence ATGTACAAATATTTGGTTCTTTTTGTTTTGTTGAGTTTCGGCCTGAAGGGGTACGCCGGCATTGAAAGTACCAATAAAGAATCTACAGCTGTAACCTCTGTCGCCTCAACAGCCGACACTACAGAAATAGCTAGTGATGATGCACATCATCACGCACCAGGTTGGAGTGTTATCCCATTTGCTTTATTGCTAATCATGATAGCTACTGGCCCGTTGTTTTACGAGCACTTTTGGCACAAAAATTACCCTATCGTAGCTTGCGTTTTAGCTAGCTTAGTCGTCTTATACTATCTATTTGGTTTACACAATGTTCATGCTCCAATACATGCACTAGCGGAATACGTCCAATTTATCGCCTTGCTCAGTGGCTTATTCATTGCCTCTGGGGGCATCATGATCGAAGTAGACAAAGAGGCCAAACCAATGACCAACGTGATCATTCTTTTGATCGGTGCTCTGATTGCCAATATTATTGGTACAACAGGGGCTTCGATGCTCCTCATTCGTCCATTCATTAGGCTTAATAAAGACAGAATCAAACCTTACCACATTATCTTCTTTATTTTCATGGTAAGTAATATTGGTGGTTCGCTGACTCCTATTGGTGATCCTCCTTTGTTTTTGGGGTTTTTAAAAGGAGTCCCGTTCTTCTGGACACTTGAACACAACATTATTCCTTGGCTTTTTGCCTGTTTGGCATTAGCTGTTATCTTCTACTTCAAAGACAAAAGAAACAAGTCTAACTACAGCTTCGATAGTGACGAAGCACCCCCTGCTAATAAAGTTACTTTCGTAGGCACGAAAAACTTTGGCTGGTTAGCAGTCATTGTAGGAGCCGTGTTCTTAGATCCGAATGTATTGGACTGGGTGCCTGCAATACATTATGATGGTCAAAAATTTTCCTTCCTGCGTGAAATCATCATGCTTACTTGCGGATTTCTTTCCTACAAACTAGCTGATCAAAAAGCCATTCAGGGAAATGAGTTCAACTTCGAACCTATTCGAGAAGTTGCCTTTATTTTCATTGGTATATTCGGAACCATGATGCCTGCTTTGGAGCTGGTTGGCAACTTTGCCCAATCAGATGCAGGTGCAGCCATGATCACGCACAATACGTTGTATTGGGGGACAGGATTGTTATCTGGCTTTTTGGATAATGCCCCTACTTATATCAATTTCTTGACGGCAGCTTTGGCCTCACAAGGAGGCTCTATCTCTACTATATCCGATGTTGTAGGGTTTTCAAATGGAGAATTTGTCAATTCAATCCTGTCTTTGAAAGCTATTTCTATCGCTGCGGTATTCTTTGGCTCTATGACCTATATCGGCAACGGACCAAATTTTATGGTGAAGTCTATCGCAGAGCAGGTAGGGATAAAGATGCCATCCTTTTTTGGCTACATCATTAGATTTTCTATTCCTATTCTCCTACCGCTATTCGTGCTGGTCTGGTTGATCTTCTTCTATTGGGGGATTCTTTAA
- the ribH gene encoding 6,7-dimethyl-8-ribityllumazine synthase codes for MASNLKNLSDYSSKNVLDISNKTFAIVVSEWNEEVTESLYNGAVETLKQHGAQATNIVRVDVPGSFELSLGAQKLAQREDVDAVICLGCVIQGETRHFDFICDAVAHGITNVSLKYDKPVIFGVLTPETQKQAIDRAGGKHGNKGDEAAITAVKMLAL; via the coding sequence ATGGCTAGTAATCTTAAAAACCTCAGCGACTACAGTTCTAAAAATGTATTGGACATTTCCAACAAAACATTTGCCATCGTAGTATCGGAGTGGAACGAGGAAGTAACCGAGTCGCTATACAATGGAGCGGTAGAGACACTAAAGCAGCACGGCGCACAAGCGACTAATATTGTGAGAGTAGACGTACCAGGTAGTTTTGAGCTCAGCCTAGGAGCACAAAAGCTGGCCCAGAGAGAGGACGTAGATGCTGTGATCTGTCTGGGGTGTGTGATCCAAGGCGAGACCCGTCATTTCGATTTCATATGCGACGCAGTTGCTCATGGTATTACTAATGTATCTCTCAAATACGACAAGCCAGTAATATTTGGTGTACTGACTCCCGAAACGCAAAAACAAGCAATAGATAGAGCTGGCGGAAAACATGGAAACAAAGGAGATGAAGCGGCCATTACAGCTGTCAAAATGCTCGCGCTTTAA